The following proteins are co-located in the Pseudomonas sp. DY-1 genome:
- a CDS encoding LysE family translocator, translating to MYWTEFLTVALIHLLAVASPGPDFAIVVRESVAHGRRAGTWTALGVGTGIFVHVAYSLLGIGLVVSQSIMLFNALKWAAAAYLLYIGIKALRAKPADPVATEAALMAGERSPRGAFVTGFVTNGLNPKATLFFLSLFTVVINPHTPLAIQAGYGVYLAFATATWFSLVALLFSQRRVRAGFARMGHWFDRLMGAVLVGLGIKLAFTELK from the coding sequence ATGTACTGGACGGAATTCCTCACCGTCGCCCTGATCCACCTGCTGGCCGTGGCCAGCCCCGGACCGGACTTCGCCATCGTGGTGCGCGAGAGCGTGGCCCATGGGCGCCGCGCCGGAACCTGGACCGCGCTTGGCGTGGGCACGGGCATCTTCGTGCATGTGGCCTATTCGCTGCTGGGCATCGGCCTGGTCGTGTCCCAGTCGATCATGTTGTTCAACGCGCTTAAGTGGGCTGCAGCGGCCTACTTGCTGTACATCGGCATCAAGGCCCTGCGGGCCAAGCCGGCCGACCCAGTCGCTACCGAGGCCGCGCTCATGGCTGGCGAACGCAGTCCGCGTGGAGCCTTCGTCACCGGTTTCGTTACCAATGGCCTGAATCCCAAGGCAACCCTGTTTTTCCTGTCGTTGTTCACGGTGGTCATCAACCCGCACACGCCGCTGGCGATCCAGGCCGGCTACGGCGTTTACCTGGCTTTCGCCACTGCCACGTGGTTCAGCCTCGTGGCGCTGCTGTTCAGCCAGCGCCGGGTGCGTGCAGGATTCGCCCGTATGGGGCACTGGTTCGACCGGCTGATGGGAGCGGTGCTGGTGGGGCTGGGGATCAAGCTGGCCTTTACCGAGCTGAAATGA
- a CDS encoding helix-turn-helix domain-containing protein, translating to MLIRLHQQGRLSAVARDYQDGAHVERHCHEEAQFLYAARGLMRLVTTAGAWVIPPTQAVWIPPGVEHQIFMAGQVQMRTLFITADAAPASLDSCCVLAVPPLLRELVLRAVQLEEMDGEEHKSLVQRLVLHEIAALEHMPLHLPLPEDRRLRAICLALLKAPEQDRTLEDWGLEVGASSRTLARLFARELGMSFNDWRQQLRLTEALPRLLSGQSVQIVAVDLGYGSGRAFSAMFRRLLGKNPKEYVNSLGLLATLEKE from the coding sequence ATGCTCATCAGACTCCACCAGCAAGGCCGCCTGAGTGCGGTCGCCCGCGACTATCAGGACGGTGCCCATGTCGAGCGCCACTGCCACGAGGAAGCGCAGTTCCTCTACGCGGCACGAGGTCTGATGCGTCTGGTCACCACAGCCGGTGCCTGGGTGATACCACCGACCCAGGCGGTGTGGATTCCGCCGGGCGTGGAGCACCAGATCTTCATGGCCGGGCAGGTGCAGATGCGTACCCTGTTCATCACCGCCGATGCAGCGCCCGCCTCGCTCGACAGTTGCTGCGTGCTGGCGGTACCGCCCCTACTGCGGGAGCTGGTCCTGCGCGCCGTTCAACTGGAAGAAATGGACGGCGAGGAGCACAAGTCCCTGGTGCAACGGCTGGTCCTCCACGAAATCGCCGCCCTGGAGCACATGCCCTTGCACCTGCCTTTGCCGGAAGACCGCCGCCTGCGGGCCATCTGCCTGGCGTTGCTGAAAGCTCCGGAACAGGACCGCACGCTGGAAGATTGGGGACTGGAAGTAGGCGCCAGCAGCCGCACCCTGGCCCGACTGTTCGCTCGCGAACTGGGCATGAGCTTCAACGACTGGCGCCAGCAATTGCGGCTGACCGAGGCCTTGCCGCGTCTGCTGTCGGGACAGAGCGTGCAGATAGTGGCCGTTGACCTTGGCTACGGCAGCGGCCGTGCGTTCAGCGCCATGTTCCGGCGCCTGCTGGGTAAGAATCCGAAGGAGTACGTGAACAGCCTGGGGCTGCTGGCCACGCTGGAGAAGGAATAG
- a CDS encoding MFS transporter gives MNRPRTVIRFINAAHVIDHMFMLIFPAAVLGMGRDFGLAYGELIGLSLGGFIAFGACSLPAGWLGDRWSRRQMMLLFFLGIGASAIFTGLSTSVPTLVAGLTLVGVFAAIYHPVGTAMLVAHAESRGREIGINGMWGNLGVAFAALLTGFLTVRLGWRVAFILPGVVAMLVGFWFAWCVRDEAAPVAAAGARRGGLAGGVSMPLVFGVLALVTATGGVVFNASTVTYPKLFQERLHDLFSTQETLGLVVSLAYAFGAIAQLLIGRVIDRVSLKVPFVLLTFCQAPLLLAMAWFDGGVVILLGAAFMFVVFGQVTVNDSMVANFVAPQWQARVFALRYFVSFGASAAAIPMIAFIEPRQGLTGLYLVLVGFAVLTFAAALVFPRTPAHVPKVVAA, from the coding sequence ATGAATCGACCCCGCACCGTTATCCGCTTCATCAATGCCGCCCATGTGATCGACCACATGTTCATGCTCATCTTCCCGGCTGCCGTGCTTGGCATGGGGCGCGACTTCGGTCTGGCCTACGGCGAGCTGATAGGCCTGTCGCTCGGCGGATTCATCGCCTTCGGTGCATGCTCGCTACCTGCCGGTTGGCTGGGGGATCGCTGGAGCCGGCGCCAGATGATGCTGCTGTTCTTCCTGGGTATCGGCGCCTCGGCCATCTTCACAGGCCTGAGTACTTCGGTCCCGACACTGGTGGCGGGCCTTACCCTGGTCGGAGTGTTCGCCGCCATCTACCACCCGGTGGGCACGGCGATGCTGGTGGCCCATGCGGAGAGTCGCGGACGTGAGATCGGCATCAACGGTATGTGGGGCAACCTGGGAGTGGCCTTTGCGGCGTTGCTGACGGGTTTTCTCACGGTGCGTCTCGGCTGGCGCGTGGCATTCATCCTGCCGGGCGTCGTGGCCATGCTGGTGGGGTTCTGGTTCGCCTGGTGCGTGCGCGACGAGGCTGCGCCCGTGGCAGCGGCCGGGGCCCGGCGTGGAGGTCTTGCGGGCGGGGTCTCCATGCCACTGGTATTCGGCGTGCTGGCATTGGTGACGGCCACCGGCGGGGTCGTGTTCAACGCGTCCACCGTGACCTATCCCAAGCTGTTCCAGGAGCGCCTGCATGACCTCTTCTCCACACAAGAAACCCTCGGCCTGGTGGTCAGCCTGGCTTACGCCTTCGGCGCCATCGCCCAGTTGCTGATCGGCCGGGTGATCGATCGCGTCAGCCTGAAGGTGCCCTTCGTCCTGCTTACCTTCTGCCAGGCGCCGCTGCTGCTGGCCATGGCCTGGTTCGATGGCGGGGTGGTGATCCTGCTGGGCGCGGCCTTCATGTTCGTGGTGTTCGGCCAGGTGACGGTGAACGATTCGATGGTCGCCAACTTCGTGGCACCGCAATGGCAGGCACGAGTGTTCGCACTGCGCTATTTCGTTTCCTTTGGTGCGAGTGCCGCGGCAATCCCGATGATTGCCTTCATCGAGCCGAGACAGGGGCTGACGGGGCTGTATCTGGTGCTGGTTGGATTCGCGGTGCTGACCTTCGCGGCAGCGCTAGTGTTTCCGCGCACGCCGGCGCATGTGCCGAAGGTGGTGGCGGCATAG
- a CDS encoding acetyl-CoA C-acyltransferase: MSDIVIVSGARTPMGGFQGSLSGVSAVDLGALAIREAVNRAGIQPADVQEVIMGNVLPAGLKQGPARQAALNAGLPAATGCTTINKLCGSGMKAVMLAHDLLKAGSNSVMVAGGMESMSNAPYVLEKARTGLRMGHGEIKDHMFLDGLEDARTGRLMGSFAQETADKYGVSREEMDAYAIESLKRAQAAIADGSLAAEIVPVTVTTRKGEVVVKDDEQPLTANLDKIPGLKPAFRKDGTITAANASSISDGASALVLMTAEEAARRGLKPLAKIVGHATQSQDPAEFTLAPIGAMTNLLKKTGWNKDEIDLFEINEAFAMVTMLAMREHGLDHAKVNVYGGACAQGHPVGSTGSRIIITLINALRNKGGKRGVASLCIGGGEATAVAIELL, translated from the coding sequence ATGTCCGATATCGTTATCGTCAGTGGCGCCCGTACTCCCATGGGCGGCTTCCAGGGCAGCCTGTCCGGCGTTTCCGCCGTGGACCTTGGAGCGCTGGCCATACGCGAGGCCGTCAACCGCGCCGGCATCCAGCCGGCCGACGTGCAGGAAGTGATCATGGGCAACGTGCTGCCTGCTGGCCTCAAGCAAGGCCCGGCCCGCCAGGCGGCGCTGAATGCCGGCCTGCCCGCAGCCACCGGTTGCACCACCATCAACAAGCTCTGCGGCTCCGGCATGAAGGCCGTGATGCTGGCCCATGACCTGCTCAAGGCCGGCAGCAACTCCGTAATGGTGGCCGGTGGCATGGAAAGCATGTCCAACGCCCCCTATGTGCTGGAAAAGGCCCGCACCGGCCTGCGCATGGGCCATGGCGAAATCAAGGACCACATGTTCCTCGATGGCCTGGAAGATGCCCGTACCGGCCGTCTGATGGGCTCATTCGCCCAGGAAACCGCCGACAAGTACGGCGTTTCCCGAGAAGAAATGGACGCCTATGCCATCGAATCCCTCAAGCGCGCCCAGGCCGCCATTGCCGATGGTTCACTGGCCGCCGAAATCGTCCCGGTGACCGTCACCACCCGTAAGGGTGAGGTCGTGGTCAAAGACGACGAGCAACCGCTCACCGCCAACCTGGACAAGATCCCAGGCCTCAAGCCTGCCTTCCGGAAAGACGGCACCATCACCGCCGCCAACGCCAGCTCCATTTCCGACGGCGCCAGCGCACTGGTCCTGATGACCGCCGAAGAAGCCGCCCGCCGTGGCCTCAAGCCGCTGGCGAAGATCGTCGGCCACGCCACCCAGAGCCAGGACCCGGCCGAATTCACCCTCGCCCCTATTGGCGCCATGACCAACCTGCTCAAGAAAACCGGCTGGAACAAGGACGAGATCGACCTGTTCGAGATCAACGAAGCCTTCGCCATGGTGACCATGCTGGCCATGCGCGAACACGGCCTGGACCACGCCAAGGTCAACGTCTACGGCGGCGCCTGCGCCCAAGGCCACCCAGTTGGTTCCACCGGCTCGCGCATCATCATCACCCTGATCAACGCCCTGCGTAACAAGGGCGGCAAGCGCGGCGTGGCTTCGCTGTGCATCGGTGGCGGTGAAGCGACTGCGGTAGCGATCGAGCTGCTCTAA
- a CDS encoding fatty acid--CoA ligase, whose product MLQTRVIKPAENAYVYPLLIKRLLMSGSRYEKTREIVYRDRIRYSYATFNERVARLANVLTQAGVKAGDTVAVMDWDSHRYLECMFAIPMIGAVLHTINIRLSPDQILYTMNHADDRFVLVNSEFLPIFKAIGGQLTTVEKTLLLTDGSDHDADLPNLVGEYETLLAAASPKYDFPDFDENSVATTFYTTGTTGNPKGVYFTHRQLVLHTLSMAATIGALDSIRLMGTDDVYMPITPMFHVHAWGVPYVATMLGVKQVYPGRYEPDMLCKLIREEKVTFSHCVPTILQMVMNAPTAQGHDFGGLKMIIGGSALNRALYESAKARGIQLTAAYGMSETCPLISVAHLNEELLAGSEDERTTYRIKAGVPVPLVEPAIMDADGKFQPVDGESQGELVLRAPWLTYGYFNEAQKSEELWEHGWLHTGDVATLDGMGFIDIRDRIKDVIKTGGEWISSLELEDLISRHPAVREVAVVGVPDPQWGERPFALVVVRDNQSLDAKVLKEHLKPFVEQGHINKWAIPSQIAVVTEIPKTSVGKLDKKRIRVDIAQWQAAGSTFLSAL is encoded by the coding sequence ATGCTTCAGACCCGCGTCATCAAGCCCGCTGAAAACGCCTACGTCTATCCCCTGCTGATCAAGCGCCTGCTGATGTCCGGCAGCCGCTACGAGAAGACCCGCGAGATTGTCTACCGCGACCGCATCCGCTACAGCTACGCGACCTTCAACGAGCGCGTCGCGCGCCTGGCCAACGTACTTACCCAGGCCGGGGTGAAGGCTGGCGACACCGTTGCGGTGATGGATTGGGACAGCCATCGCTACCTGGAGTGCATGTTCGCCATCCCGATGATTGGCGCCGTGCTGCACACCATCAACATCCGTCTTTCGCCGGACCAGATCCTCTACACCATGAATCACGCCGACGACCGCTTCGTGCTGGTCAACAGCGAGTTCCTGCCGATCTTCAAGGCCATCGGTGGTCAGTTGACTACGGTGGAAAAGACCCTGCTGCTCACCGACGGCAGCGACCACGATGCCGACCTGCCGAACCTGGTGGGTGAGTACGAGACCCTGCTGGCAGCGGCCAGTCCGAAGTACGATTTCCCCGACTTCGATGAAAACTCGGTGGCGACCACCTTCTACACCACCGGTACCACCGGCAATCCCAAGGGCGTGTATTTCACCCATCGCCAACTGGTGCTGCATACCCTGTCCATGGCCGCCACCATCGGCGCGCTGGACAGTATCCGCCTGATGGGCACCGATGACGTCTACATGCCCATCACCCCGATGTTCCACGTGCATGCCTGGGGCGTGCCTTACGTGGCCACCATGCTCGGGGTGAAGCAGGTTTACCCCGGCCGCTACGAGCCGGACATGCTCTGCAAGCTGATCCGCGAAGAGAAGGTCACCTTCTCCCACTGCGTACCCACCATCCTGCAGATGGTGATGAATGCGCCCACTGCCCAGGGCCATGATTTCGGCGGCCTGAAGATGATCATTGGTGGCAGTGCGCTGAACCGTGCCCTGTATGAGTCGGCCAAGGCTCGAGGCATCCAGCTCACCGCCGCCTATGGCATGTCCGAGACCTGCCCGCTGATCTCGGTGGCCCACCTCAACGAAGAGCTGCTGGCCGGCAGTGAGGATGAGCGCACCACTTACCGCATCAAGGCTGGCGTGCCGGTACCGCTGGTCGAGCCCGCCATCATGGATGCCGACGGCAAGTTCCAGCCGGTGGACGGCGAATCTCAAGGGGAACTGGTGCTGCGCGCGCCCTGGCTGACCTATGGCTACTTCAACGAAGCGCAGAAGAGCGAGGAGCTCTGGGAGCACGGCTGGCTGCACACTGGCGACGTGGCAACGCTGGACGGCATGGGCTTCATCGATATCCGCGATCGCATCAAGGATGTGATCAAGACCGGTGGCGAATGGATCTCTTCCCTTGAGCTGGAAGACCTGATCAGTCGTCACCCGGCGGTACGCGAAGTGGCCGTGGTTGGGGTGCCCGATCCGCAGTGGGGTGAACGTCCCTTCGCCCTGGTGGTGGTTCGTGACAACCAGAGCCTGGATGCCAAAGTGCTGAAGGAACACCTCAAGCCGTTCGTCGAGCAAGGTCACATCAATAAGTGGGCAATTCCCAGCCAGATCGCCGTTGTTACTGAAATTCCCAAGACCAGCGTGGGCAAACTGGACAAGAAACGCATTCGTGTCGACATCGCCCAATGGCAGGCTGCCGGGAGCACTTTCCTCTCCGCACTCTGA
- a CDS encoding DUF1302 domain-containing protein translates to MTTTTTFWRLAKLPLAVSLASTLAAPAFGVTFNLGEIEGQFDSSLSVGASWSMRGADKDLIGVNNGGDGLSQTSDDSHLNFKKGETFSKIFKGIHDLELKYGDTGVFVRGKYWYDFELKDESRLFKDIDDSNRKEGAKSSGAELLDAFVYHNYNIADLPGSVRLGKQVVSWGESTFIGNSINSINPVDVSAFRRPGAEIKEGLIPVNMFYVSQSLTDNLSAEAFYQIEWDQTVVDNCGTFFAQPDVIADGCDQNLAVLRTQQGLRNALAAARLPAAAQNNIVSALQARGVQWGNPDEGAIVKRGPDRDARDDGQWGTAFRYFAEELDTEFGLYFMNYHSRNPYFSGRGAPAASYSPTALGQALGGALAGTIPGAAIPGTVNALVPQLLPLVVAGNSQYYVEYPEDIRLYGLSFSTTLPTGTAWSGEVSYRPNLPVQLNTTDILFSGLSPLNPNVSVLTGRPNTDQPGYRRKEVTQFQTTFTHFFDQVMGASRLTLVGEVGVVHTGGLESTTEARYGRDPVFGPGPLPAGQCRALNLSTLGSATAENLTKYCEDDGFVTTTAWGYRARAVWDYNDVFAGINLKPSIAWSHDVDGYGPNGVFNEGNKAVSLGLDAEYQNTYTASLAYTDFFGGTYNTSIDRDFLALSFGVNF, encoded by the coding sequence ATGACAACAACCACAACGTTCTGGCGCCTGGCGAAACTGCCACTGGCCGTCAGCCTCGCTTCCACGCTTGCAGCTCCGGCCTTCGGCGTGACGTTCAACCTCGGTGAAATCGAAGGCCAGTTCGACTCTTCGCTGTCCGTGGGGGCCAGTTGGTCGATGCGGGGGGCCGACAAGGACCTGATCGGCGTGAACAACGGTGGAGACGGTCTGTCCCAGACCTCCGACGACTCCCACCTGAACTTCAAGAAGGGCGAAACCTTCTCCAAGATCTTCAAGGGCATCCATGACCTCGAACTGAAATACGGCGATACCGGCGTCTTCGTTCGTGGCAAATACTGGTACGACTTCGAACTGAAGGACGAGAGCCGCCTGTTCAAGGACATCGACGACAGCAATCGCAAGGAAGGCGCCAAGTCGTCCGGCGCCGAACTGCTCGACGCCTTCGTCTACCACAACTACAACATCGCCGATCTGCCGGGCAGCGTTCGCCTGGGCAAACAGGTGGTGAGCTGGGGTGAAAGCACCTTCATCGGCAACAGCATCAACTCCATCAACCCGGTAGACGTGTCCGCATTCCGTCGTCCGGGCGCCGAGATCAAGGAAGGCCTGATCCCGGTCAACATGTTCTATGTGTCCCAGAGCCTGACCGACAACCTGTCCGCCGAAGCCTTCTACCAGATCGAGTGGGACCAGACCGTCGTCGACAACTGCGGCACCTTCTTCGCCCAGCCGGACGTGATCGCCGACGGCTGCGACCAGAACCTGGCCGTACTGCGTACCCAGCAGGGTCTTCGCAATGCCCTTGCAGCCGCCCGTCTGCCGGCTGCAGCCCAGAACAATATTGTCAGCGCATTGCAAGCCCGCGGCGTGCAGTGGGGCAACCCGGACGAAGGCGCGATCGTCAAACGTGGTCCGGACCGCGACGCCCGTGATGATGGTCAGTGGGGTACCGCTTTCCGCTACTTCGCCGAGGAACTGGATACCGAGTTCGGCCTGTACTTCATGAATTATCACAGCCGCAACCCGTACTTCAGCGGTCGTGGCGCACCGGCCGCCTCCTACTCGCCGACCGCATTGGGTCAGGCGCTGGGCGGCGCATTGGCTGGCACCATTCCTGGCGCCGCGATTCCGGGCACCGTCAATGCCCTGGTACCGCAATTGCTGCCGCTCGTAGTTGCCGGCAACAGCCAGTACTACGTTGAGTACCCGGAAGACATCCGCCTCTATGGCCTGAGCTTCTCCACCACCCTGCCCACGGGTACCGCCTGGAGCGGTGAGGTCAGCTACCGTCCGAACCTGCCGGTACAGCTGAACACCACCGACATCCTGTTCTCCGGCCTGAGCCCGCTGAACCCCAACGTGTCGGTGCTGACCGGTCGTCCGAACACCGACCAGCCTGGCTATCGCCGCAAGGAAGTCACCCAGTTCCAGACCACCTTCACCCACTTCTTCGACCAGGTCATGGGCGCCAGTCGTCTGACGTTGGTGGGCGAAGTCGGTGTCGTCCATACCGGCGGCCTGGAGAGCACGACCGAGGCTCGCTACGGCCGTGACCCGGTCTTTGGTCCTGGCCCGCTGCCGGCTGGTCAGTGCCGTGCGCTCAACCTGAGCACCCTGGGTAGCGCCACTGCGGAAAACCTCACCAAGTACTGCGAGGACGACGGCTTCGTCACCACTACAGCGTGGGGTTACCGCGCCCGTGCCGTGTGGGACTACAACGACGTATTCGCTGGTATCAACCTGAAGCCCAGCATCGCCTGGTCCCATGACGTCGATGGCTACGGCCCGAACGGCGTGTTCAACGAAGGCAACAAGGCCGTGAGCCTGGGCCTGGATGCCGAGTACCAGAACACCTACACCGCTAGCCTTGCCTACACCGACTTCTTCGGCGGCACTTACAACACTTCGATCGATCGCGATTTCCTCGCGCTCAGCTTCGGCGTGAACTTCTAA